One window from the genome of Flavobacterium agricola encodes:
- a CDS encoding NADP-dependent malic enzyme, translating to MHKDTKRREALLYHAKPKPGKISVVPTKPYASQRDLSLAYSPGVAEPCLEIAKDVNNVYKYTAKGNLVAVISNGTAVLGLGDIGPEASKPVMEGKGLLFKIFADIDVFDIEVDTKDIDAFIETVKNIAPTFGGINLEDIKAPESFEIERRLKEELNIPVMHDDQHGTAIISAAGLLNALEIANKKIEDIKLVVSGAGSAALACANLYLQLGVKIENIIMFDKDGVLSTDRADLLDVQRQYAKDATGLTLAEAVKGADMFLGLSAPNVLSADMLLSMANNPIVFAMANPVPEIDYDLAVATRNDVIMATGRSDKPNQVNNVLGFPFIFRGALDVKATKINEEMKLAAVYAIANLAKETVPEQVNIAYGEKKLVFGKDYILPKPFDPRLITEIPPAIAKAAIESGVALDPITDWDKYKEELNDRMGSDNKMVRLLTNRAKTDPKRVVFAEADSLDVLKAAQIVFEEEIGFPILLGNKETILELKKEIGFDDEVLIIDPKAPEFKAKREEYASLLWKERSRRGLTLYDANKMMRERNYFASMMVKHGEADTLVTGYSRSYPTVVKPILEILDKHPNIKKVATTNMMLTDRGPVFLSDTAINPDPTAEEIADIAVMLDHTMKMFGEKPAIALASYSNFGSSKAPSAVKMNRAAKILHEKFPDMVVDGEIQADFALNPTMLKQNFSFSKLVDKKVNALVFANLDAANITYKLMKELNKSTSIGPIIMGLEQPAHIFQLGASVDEMVNMAAVAVVDAQEKAKRKQTKK from the coding sequence ATGCACAAAGACACGAAAAGAAGAGAAGCTTTATTGTACCACGCTAAACCAAAGCCTGGTAAAATATCGGTTGTTCCTACTAAACCATATGCTTCACAAAGAGATTTATCTTTAGCATATTCACCAGGGGTTGCAGAGCCATGTTTAGAAATTGCCAAAGATGTAAATAATGTATATAAATATACCGCTAAAGGTAACTTAGTTGCTGTAATTTCTAACGGAACTGCAGTTTTAGGATTAGGAGATATTGGTCCAGAAGCTTCTAAGCCAGTAATGGAAGGAAAAGGATTACTTTTTAAAATCTTTGCAGATATTGATGTTTTTGATATTGAGGTGGATACAAAAGATATTGATGCTTTTATTGAAACCGTTAAAAACATTGCCCCAACTTTTGGTGGAATTAACTTAGAAGATATTAAAGCGCCAGAATCTTTTGAAATTGAGCGCAGATTAAAAGAGGAATTAAATATTCCAGTTATGCACGATGACCAGCACGGAACAGCAATTATTTCTGCAGCTGGATTGTTAAATGCATTAGAAATTGCTAACAAAAAAATTGAAGATATTAAATTAGTTGTTTCAGGTGCAGGTTCTGCAGCTTTAGCTTGTGCTAATTTATATTTACAATTGGGTGTAAAAATCGAGAACATTATTATGTTCGATAAAGACGGTGTTTTATCTACGGATCGCGCAGATTTATTAGATGTACAACGTCAATACGCAAAAGATGCAACCGGATTAACTTTGGCAGAAGCTGTAAAAGGCGCTGACATGTTTTTAGGATTATCTGCGCCAAACGTATTATCGGCAGATATGTTACTTTCTATGGCAAACAACCCAATTGTTTTTGCTATGGCAAACCCAGTTCCAGAAATTGATTACGATTTAGCAGTTGCTACGCGTAATGATGTTATTATGGCAACTGGCCGTTCAGACAAACCAAACCAAGTTAATAATGTTTTAGGCTTCCCATTCATTTTTAGAGGTGCTTTAGATGTTAAAGCAACTAAAATTAATGAAGAAATGAAGTTAGCAGCAGTTTATGCAATTGCTAACTTAGCTAAAGAAACCGTTCCGGAACAAGTAAACATTGCATACGGCGAGAAAAAGTTAGTTTTCGGTAAAGATTATATTTTACCTAAACCGTTTGATCCGCGTTTAATTACTGAAATTCCACCAGCAATCGCAAAAGCAGCTATCGAATCTGGTGTTGCTTTAGATCCAATTACTGATTGGGATAAGTACAAAGAAGAGTTAAACGACCGTATGGGATCTGATAATAAAATGGTACGTTTATTAACAAACCGTGCAAAAACAGATCCAAAACGTGTAGTATTTGCTGAGGCAGATAGCTTAGATGTTTTAAAAGCGGCTCAAATTGTATTTGAAGAAGAAATTGGTTTCCCAATTTTATTAGGTAATAAAGAAACAATTTTAGAACTGAAAAAAGAAATCGGTTTTGATGATGAAGTTTTAATTATTGATCCTAAAGCACCAGAATTTAAAGCAAAACGTGAAGAATACGCAAGCTTATTATGGAAAGAACGTAGCCGTCGCGGATTAACTTTATATGATGCAAACAAAATGATGCGCGAGCGTAACTATTTTGCATCAATGATGGTAAAACATGGTGAAGCTGATACGTTAGTTACAGGATATTCTAGAAGTTATCCAACGGTTGTAAAACCAATTCTAGAAATTTTAGATAAGCATCCAAACATTAAAAAAGTTGCTACAACAAATATGATGCTTACCGATCGTGGACCTGTTTTCTTATCAGATACAGCAATCAATCCAGATCCAACAGCAGAAGAAATTGCTGACATTGCGGTTATGTTAGATCATACAATGAAAATGTTTGGCGAAAAACCTGCTATTGCTTTAGCATCGTACTCAAACTTTGGTTCGTCTAAAGCGCCAAGTGCAGTTAAAATGAACAGAGCAGCTAAAATTTTACACGAAAAATTCCCTGATATGGTAGTTGATGGTGAAATACAAGCCGATTTTGCTTTAAACCCAACCATGTTAAAACAAAACTTTTCGTTTTCTAAATTAGTTGATAAAAAGGTTAATGCTTTAGTTTTTGCAAACCTAGATGCTGCAAACATTACTTACAAGTTAATGAAGGAGCTTAATAAATCTACCTCAATCGGACCAATTATAATGGGATTAGAGCAACCCGCTCACATTTTCCAATTAGGTGCCAGCGTTGATGAGATGGTAAATATGGCTGCTGTTGCAGTTGTAGATGCTCAAGAAAAAGCGAAACGCAAACAAACAAAAAAATAA
- the queG gene encoding tRNA epoxyqueuosine(34) reductase QueG — protein sequence MIDSQKQKYSDLIKAEAQRLGFLACGISKATFLETEAPRLEKWLSEKRHGQMQYMENHFDMRLDPRLIVDGAKSVVSMLLNYYPAEQQNPESYKISKYAYGQDYHHVIKTKLKEMLHTLNEQIGEVNGRAFVDSAPVLDKAWAQRSGLGWVGKNNNLISRKTGSFFFICELVLDIDLAYDNPTTDHCGTCTACIDACPTEAIVEPYLVDGSKCISYFTIELKDAIPTEMQGKFDDWMFGCDVCQDVCPWNRFSKPHAEPLFAPNTDLLKYSKSDWEEINLEAFNKIFSKSAVKRTKISGLQRNINFLKNNEI from the coding sequence ATGATTGATTCTCAAAAGCAAAAATATTCAGACTTAATAAAAGCCGAAGCCCAACGCCTCGGTTTTTTAGCTTGTGGTATTTCTAAAGCAACGTTTTTAGAAACCGAAGCGCCGCGTTTAGAAAAATGGTTAAGCGAAAAACGACACGGACAAATGCAATACATGGAAAACCATTTTGACATGCGTTTAGATCCGCGTTTAATTGTTGACGGGGCAAAATCTGTAGTTTCTATGCTTTTAAATTATTATCCAGCCGAGCAACAAAATCCGGAATCCTATAAAATTTCTAAATATGCTTACGGCCAAGATTACCATCATGTAATTAAAACTAAACTTAAAGAAATGCTGCATACGTTAAACGAGCAAATTGGCGAAGTTAATGGACGTGCTTTTGTAGATTCGGCACCGGTTTTAGATAAAGCTTGGGCGCAACGTAGCGGTTTAGGCTGGGTAGGCAAGAACAACAATTTAATTTCGCGTAAAACCGGTTCATTCTTTTTTATTTGCGAATTGGTGCTTGATATTGATTTGGCGTACGACAATCCAACTACCGATCATTGCGGAACTTGTACCGCTTGTATTGATGCATGCCCAACCGAAGCAATTGTTGAACCTTATTTGGTTGATGGTAGTAAATGCATATCGTATTTTACTATTGAATTAAAAGATGCAATTCCGACCGAAATGCAAGGTAAATTTGACGATTGGATGTTTGGTTGCGACGTTTGTCAAGACGTTTGTCCTTGGAATCGGTTCTCAAAACCGCATGCAGAACCGCTGTTTGCACCGAATACCGATTTATTAAAATACAGTAAATCTGATTGGGAAGAAATAAATCTGGAAGCTTTCAATAAAATATTTAGCAAATCGGCAGTAAAACGCACCAAAATATCAGGTTTACAGCGTAATATAAATTTTTTAAAAAATAACGAAATATAG
- the ruvB gene encoding Holliday junction branch migration DNA helicase RuvB, translating into MNENLDPTNQKYSHEENDVERKLRPLSFDDFAGQDQVLENLKVFVQAANQRDEALDHTLFHGPPGLGKTTLANILANELGVGIKITSGPVLDKPGDLAGLLTNLEERDVLFIDEIHRLSPVVEEYLYSAMEDFKIDIMIESGPNARTVQINLNPFTLVGATTRSGLLTAPMRARFGIQSRLQYYTTELLSQIIERSAYILGMPITLEAAIEIAGRSRGTPRIANALLRRVRDFAQIKGNGKIDVEISKFALRALNVDAHGLDEMDNKILTTIIDKFKGGPVGISTLATAVSDNAETIEEVYEPFLIQEGFLVRTPRGREVTEKAYKHLNKTNPNLQTGLFDK; encoded by the coding sequence ATGAACGAGAATTTAGATCCAACCAACCAAAAATATTCGCACGAAGAAAATGATGTCGAACGCAAGCTGCGTCCGCTGTCTTTTGATGATTTTGCCGGACAAGATCAGGTTTTAGAAAACTTAAAGGTTTTTGTACAAGCTGCAAACCAACGTGATGAAGCTTTAGATCATACGCTTTTTCATGGTCCTCCCGGATTAGGTAAAACAACTTTAGCCAATATTTTAGCAAACGAATTAGGGGTAGGTATCAAAATCACTTCAGGTCCGGTTTTAGATAAACCTGGCGATTTAGCCGGTTTGTTAACAAATCTAGAAGAGCGTGATGTGCTTTTTATTGATGAAATTCATCGTTTAAGCCCCGTGGTCGAAGAATATTTGTATTCTGCCATGGAAGATTTTAAAATTGATATTATGATTGAGTCGGGGCCCAACGCACGTACCGTTCAAATCAATCTAAATCCGTTTACCTTGGTTGGGGCAACTACCCGTTCGGGCTTATTAACTGCGCCCATGCGAGCGCGTTTTGGTATTCAGTCCCGATTGCAATATTATACCACCGAATTATTAAGCCAAATTATAGAGCGAAGCGCTTATATTTTAGGCATGCCAATTACCTTAGAAGCAGCTATAGAAATTGCTGGACGCAGTCGCGGAACTCCACGTATTGCTAACGCTTTATTGCGCCGTGTTCGCGATTTTGCCCAAATTAAAGGCAATGGTAAAATTGATGTCGAAATTTCTAAATTCGCTTTACGTGCGCTTAATGTTGATGCACACGGATTGGACGAAATGGATAATAAAATTTTAACCACAATTATTGATAAATTTAAGGGAGGTCCGGTTGGTATTTCAACCTTAGCAACGGCTGTGTCAGACAATGCCGAAACTATTGAAGAAGTTTACGAACCGTTTTTAATTCAAGAAGGATTTTTGGTTCGAACCCCACGTGGGCGCGAAGTAACCGAAAAAGCATATAAGCACTTAAACAAAACCAATCCTAATTTACAAACCGGATTATTCGATAAGTAA
- a CDS encoding carbon-nitrogen hydrolase family protein has product MEIAIRNLEVTDYDNLITCMKTAYSTEPDELWDYKDLEKLIEIFPEGQMCVTINEEIVGVSLAIIIDSVDTKVTSSYNSIISHGKFLKHTSDGDVLYGIEIFVNPEFRQLRIGRRLYDARKELCEQLNLRAIMAGGRIPNYHNYAHDLSPREYIEKVKLKEIYDPTLTFQLSNDFYVKKILKKYLPEDTESLEYATLLEWNNIYYEPATKSYSATKSTIRLGLIQWQMRLFKDIEEFYDQIEFFVRTVSDYGSDFILFPELFNTPLMAPYNDMYEAEAMHMLAESTDEIVKKIQQFAISFNVNIIAGSMPEVINGQLFNTTYLCHRSGQIDSYSKIHITPNEMKYYGMQGGNEIKVFDTDAGKIGILICYDVEFPELGRILAEQGMQILFVPFMTDTQNGYMRVRACAQARAIENECYVAIAGSVGNLPRVNNMDIQYAQSAVFTPSDFAFPTNAIKAEATPNAEAVLIADVDLYALKDLHEYGTVKNLKDRRLDLYKIKVTKPTN; this is encoded by the coding sequence ATGGAAATTGCGATCCGAAACTTAGAAGTTACTGATTACGATAATTTAATTACCTGCATGAAAACAGCTTATAGCACCGAACCTGATGAGCTTTGGGATTATAAAGATTTAGAAAAGTTGATCGAAATTTTTCCCGAAGGCCAAATGTGCGTTACCATTAACGAAGAAATTGTGGGTGTTTCATTAGCCATAATAATTGATTCGGTTGATACCAAAGTAACCAGCAGCTACAACAGTATCATTTCGCACGGTAAATTTTTAAAGCATACCAGCGATGGAGATGTTTTGTATGGCATCGAAATTTTTGTGAATCCAGAATTTCGCCAACTACGTATCGGACGTCGTTTATACGATGCACGTAAAGAATTGTGCGAACAATTAAACTTGCGTGCCATTATGGCTGGCGGTCGTATTCCAAATTACCACAATTATGCGCACGATTTGTCACCACGTGAATATATCGAAAAAGTAAAACTGAAAGAAATTTACGATCCAACCTTAACCTTTCAGCTTTCTAACGATTTTTATGTAAAAAAAATTCTAAAAAAATATTTACCAGAAGATACTGAATCTTTAGAATACGCAACCTTGCTAGAATGGAATAACATTTATTACGAACCAGCAACCAAATCGTATTCTGCAACCAAAAGCACCATTCGTTTGGGGCTAATTCAGTGGCAAATGCGTTTGTTTAAAGATATTGAAGAGTTTTACGATCAGATTGAATTTTTTGTTCGAACCGTTTCTGACTACGGATCCGATTTTATTTTATTTCCTGAGCTGTTTAACACGCCGTTAATGGCTCCGTATAACGATATGTACGAAGCCGAAGCCATGCATATGCTGGCCGAATCTACCGACGAAATTGTTAAAAAAATTCAACAATTCGCCATTTCATTCAACGTAAATATTATTGCAGGTTCAATGCCCGAGGTAATAAATGGCCAATTGTTTAACACCACGTATTTATGCCATCGCAGCGGCCAAATCGATTCGTACAGTAAAATTCACATTACGCCAAACGAAATGAAATATTACGGCATGCAAGGCGGTAACGAAATAAAAGTTTTTGATACCGATGCCGGAAAAATCGGAATTTTAATTTGTTACGATGTCGAATTCCCAGAATTAGGACGCATTTTAGCCGAACAAGGCATGCAAATTCTATTCGTTCCGTTTATGACAGATACGCAAAACGGTTATATGCGCGTTCGTGCATGTGCCCAAGCGCGCGCTATAGAAAACGAATGTTATGTTGCCATTGCCGGCTCTGTAGGTAACTTACCACGCGTAAATAACATGGATATTCAGTACGCACAATCGGCCGTATTTACTCCGTCCGATTTTGCCTTTCCTACCAACGCCATTAAAGCCGAAGCAACGCCAAATGCAGAAGCGGTTTTAATTGCCGATGTAGATTTGTACGCACTTAAAGATCTGCACGAATACGGAACCGTAAAAAACTTAAAAGACCGCCGTTTAGATTTATATAAAATAAAAGTAACTAAACCAACAAATTAA
- a CDS encoding S1/P1 nuclease, whose protein sequence is MKVKILLAAVVLTASFTAKSWAWGSTGHRIVTEIAERNLTKKAKKNLKKVIGDQKLAYFANWADFVKSNPDFKEKDSWHYLNIEAGLDKDGCYESIESSSDRNLYKRSLLLIDDLKNNKELTNEEQREALYYLVHMIGDAHQPMHVGRPEDLGGNKITVEYFGQRTNIHSVWDSKLIDSEQYSYTEYSDILNNLTKEQIKEVQEGELKDWLYDAYLKATDIYNEVDNNRTLRYEYQYNNKYKLEEQLQKGGLRLAKILNEIYG, encoded by the coding sequence ATGAAAGTTAAAATATTATTGGCTGCTGTTGTTTTAACAGCTTCATTTACGGCAAAATCATGGGCTTGGGGAAGCACTGGGCACCGTATTGTAACCGAAATTGCAGAAAGAAACCTAACTAAAAAAGCTAAAAAGAATTTAAAGAAAGTTATTGGCGACCAAAAGTTGGCTTATTTTGCGAATTGGGCAGATTTTGTAAAATCTAACCCTGATTTTAAAGAAAAAGATAGCTGGCATTATTTAAACATTGAAGCTGGATTGGATAAAGATGGTTGTTATGAATCAATCGAATCGTCGAGCGATAGAAACTTATATAAAAGAAGTTTATTACTTATTGATGATTTAAAAAACAATAAGGAGTTAACGAATGAAGAACAGCGTGAAGCTTTGTATTATTTAGTTCATATGATTGGGGATGCACACCAACCGATGCACGTTGGAAGACCGGAAGATTTAGGCGGAAATAAAATTACCGTTGAATATTTTGGTCAACGCACAAACATTCATTCAGTTTGGGACAGTAAACTAATTGATAGCGAGCAATACAGCTACACAGAATACAGCGATATTTTAAACAACTTAACAAAAGAACAGATTAAAGAAGTTCAGGAAGGTGAATTAAAAGATTGGTTGTACGATGCGTACCTAAAAGCGACTGATATTTATAACGAAGTTGATAACAACAGAACGTTACGTTACGAATATCAATACAACAACAAATACAAGTTGGAAGAACAATTGCAGAAAGGCGGATTACGCTTAGCTAAAATTTTAAACGAAATATACGGATAA
- a CDS encoding cytochrome c oxidase subunit I: MSAVGHDLTLDHSHEDHPKETFITKYIFSMDHKMIAKQFLISGILMGIVGIVMSLLFRMQIAWPEESFGIFKFLLGEKMAPGGVMKNDAYLALVTMHGTIMVFFVLTAGLSGTFSNLLIPLQIGARDMASGFMNMLSFWIFALSSVIMISSLFVESGPASAGWTIYPPLSAVPQAIPGSGLGMTLWLISMALFIMQSLMGSLNYIVTVLNLRTKGMTMTRMPLTIWTLFVTAIIGVVAFPVLLSAALLLIFDRSFGTSFFLSDIYIAGEVLHYQGGSPVLFEHLFWFLGHPEVYIVILPAMGLVSEILATSARKPIFGYRAMITSVLAIAFLSTIVWGHHMFVSGMNPFLGSVFTFTTLLIAIPSAVKAFNWITTIWKGNLQMNPAMLFSIGMVSTFITGGLTGIILGDSTLDINVHDTYFVVAHFHLVMGISALYGMFAGIYHWFPKMYGRMMNKNLGYIHFWVTAVCSYGVFFPMHFIGMAGLPRRYYTNSAFPMFDEMVDVNILITVFALVGAAFQLVFLWNFFFSIFYGKKATQNPWKATTLEWTTPVEPIHGNWPGAIPEVHRWPYDYSKPGFDVDFVPQTVPFQPGEEKLHH, encoded by the coding sequence ATGTCAGCAGTAGGACACGATTTAACTCTAGATCATTCGCATGAGGATCATCCTAAAGAAACTTTTATTACAAAGTACATCTTTAGTATGGACCATAAAATGATCGCGAAACAGTTTCTTATTTCAGGTATTCTTATGGGTATAGTAGGGATTGTAATGTCTTTATTATTCCGTATGCAAATTGCCTGGCCTGAGGAATCGTTCGGTATCTTTAAATTCCTTTTAGGAGAAAAAATGGCTCCAGGAGGAGTGATGAAAAACGACGCTTATTTAGCTTTAGTTACAATGCACGGTACTATTATGGTATTCTTTGTATTAACTGCTGGTTTATCAGGTACGTTTTCAAACTTATTAATTCCATTACAAATCGGTGCACGTGATATGGCATCTGGTTTTATGAATATGTTATCATTCTGGATTTTTGCATTATCTTCAGTAATCATGATTTCATCATTATTCGTTGAATCAGGACCAGCTTCTGCAGGTTGGACAATTTATCCTCCATTATCTGCTGTGCCGCAAGCTATACCAGGATCTGGTTTAGGGATGACATTATGGTTAATTTCAATGGCTTTGTTCATTATGCAATCATTAATGGGATCATTAAACTATATCGTTACTGTTCTTAACTTAAGAACAAAAGGTATGACAATGACACGTATGCCATTAACAATTTGGACATTATTTGTTACTGCAATTATTGGAGTTGTTGCATTCCCTGTATTATTATCTGCAGCGTTATTATTAATTTTTGATAGAAGCTTTGGTACTTCATTCTTCTTATCAGACATTTATATTGCTGGAGAAGTTTTACATTACCAAGGTGGTTCTCCGGTTTTATTCGAGCACTTATTCTGGTTCTTAGGTCACCCTGAGGTTTACATTGTAATTTTACCAGCTATGGGTCTTGTATCTGAAATTTTAGCTACAAGTGCTCGTAAACCAATTTTTGGTTACCGTGCCATGATTACCTCGGTATTAGCAATTGCATTTTTATCTACAATTGTATGGGGTCACCACATGTTCGTTTCTGGTATGAATCCTTTCTTAGGTTCTGTGTTTACATTTACAACGTTATTAATTGCGATTCCATCTGCAGTAAAAGCGTTTAACTGGATTACAACAATTTGGAAAGGTAACTTACAAATGAACCCTGCCATGTTATTCTCAATCGGAATGGTTTCTACATTCATCACGGGAGGTTTAACTGGTATTATTTTAGGAGATTCAACATTAGATATTAACGTTCACGATACATATTTCGTAGTGGCTCACTTCCACTTAGTAATGGGTATCTCTGCATTATACGGAATGTTTGCTGGTATTTACCACTGGTTCCCTAAAATGTACGGACGTATGATGAATAAAAACTTAGGTTACATTCACTTCTGGGTAACAGCAGTTTGTTCGTACGGAGTATTCTTCCCAATGCACTTCATTGGTATGGCAGGTTTACCTCGTCGTTACTATACAAATTCTGCATTCCCTATGTTTGACGAAATGGTAGATGTTAACATCTTAATTACTGTTTTTGCATTAGTAGGTGCTGCATTCCAATTGGTATTCTTATGGAACTTCTTCTTTAGTATTTTCTATGGTAAGAAAGCTACACAAAACCCTTGGAAAGCTACAACTTTAGAATGGACTACGCCTGTAGAACCAATTCACGGAAACTGGCCTGGTGCTATTCCTGAAGTTCACAGATGGCCATATGACTATTCTAAACCAGGATTTGACGTTGATTTCGTACCACAAACGGTACCTTTTCAACCAGGTGAAGAAAAGTTACATCACTAA